One Fusarium musae strain F31 chromosome 6, whole genome shotgun sequence DNA segment encodes these proteins:
- a CDS encoding hypothetical protein (CAZy:GH32) — MKFSLFLTAGSLAWAKPSTPKLDYNRAPPNLSTLANLTIYNTWRPRAHVLPPTGQIGDPCMHYTDPKTGLFHVGYLHEGAAGVTTDDLVTYRDLNPGGAPFIRAGGLNDPVAVFDGSVIPRGINGTPTLFYTSVSYLPIHWTINYTRGSETQSLAVSKDGGRNFTKLRQGPAIPAPPFALNVTAFRDPFVFQNEDLDSLLESESGTWYSVISGGVHQKGPSMFLYRQHDPEFQYWEYLGEWWHEKANTTWGDGLWAGRYGFNFEVANVFSIDEKGYNSEGETFITFGAEWQEKPIVPQVSSFRDMLWAAGNISLENGKPKFTPSMVGKLDWGRSAYAAAGKYLPLDSKASSKSGAPDRFISYLWLTGDYYGDLKYFPTPQQNWTGSLLLPRELTVGKISNVVDNELSREEGSWRVERNESGVLELTTLKQVIAREPMAAFTKKTSFVEPGRNISKAGSTTFDRNPESKFYVFKSSISFPRSARDSDLKAGFQILASDKESTTIYYQFSNESIIIDRSNTSAAALTTSDIDARPEAGRLRLFDVLVDDEEKIETLDLTIVVDNAIVEVHANDRFGVATWARSWYADSTAIRFFHQGSGEVSFSNVTIYEGLADAWPERKR, encoded by the exons ATGAAATTCTCACTCTTCTTGACGGCTGGCTCTCTTGCCTGGGCCAAGCCATCGACTCCAAAGCTTGACTATAACCGCGCTCCCCCAAACCTCAGCACTCTGGCCAATCTGACCATTTACAACACATGGCGTCCTCGAGCTCACGTACTCCCTCCTACTGGACAGATTGGAGATCCTTGCATGCACTACACTGACCCCAAGACTGGGCTTTTCCACGTTGGATATCTCCATGAGGGTGCTGCGGGTGTTACGACCGATGATCTCGTGACATATCGAGATCTCAACCCCGGAGGCGCTCCTTTCATTCGGGCTGGAGGTCTAAATGATCCTGTGGCAGTCTTTGACGGTTCCGTTATACCCAGGGGCATCAATGGCACGCCTACACTCTTCTACACCTCTGTATCTTACCTCCCCATTCATTGGACAATCAACTACACTCGCGGAAGTGAGACGCAGTCCCTCGCTGTGTCAAAGGATGGAGGCCGCAACTTCACCAAGCTACGACAGGGCCCTGCGATCCCAGCACCTCCTTTTGCTCTCAATGTGACGGCCTTCCGTGATCCCTTCGTTTTCCAGAACGAAGATCTTGACAGCCTTTTGGAAAGCGAGTCAGGAACATGGTACAGCGTCATTTCTGGTGGTGTCCATCAAAAGGGCCCTAGTATGTTCCTCTATCGTCAGCACGACCCCGAGTTTCAGTATTGGGAGTATCTCGGCGAGTGGTGGCATGAGAAGGCCAACACCACATGGGGTGATGGTCTCTGGGCAGGACGTTACGGTTTCAACTTTGAAGTTGCCAATGTCTTCAGTATTGATGAAAAAGGGTATAACTCTGAGGGCGAGACATTCATCACCTTTGGAGCGGAGTGGCAGGAAAAACCTATTGTTCCTCAGGTTTCGTCTTTCCGCGACATGCTTTGGGCTGCAGGAAACATATCCCTGGAGAACGGGAAGCCAAAGTTTACTCCTTCGATGGTTGGCAAGCTTGACTGGGGACGATCGGCTTACGCCGCGGCTGGCAAATACCTTCCTTTGGACTCAAAGGCATCGTCCAAGAGCGGTGCCCCTGATCGATTCATTAGCTACCTCTGGCTTACTGGAGATTACTACGGTGATCTCAAGTATTTCCCTACTCCCCAGCAGAATTGGACGGggtctcttctcctccccaGAGAGCTCACCGTCGGTAAGATCAGCAATGTCGTCGATAATGAGCTGTCACGCGAAGAAGGATCCTGGCGTGTTGAGAGAAACGAGTCGGGTGTTTTGGAACTTACTACTCTAAAGCAGGTTATTGCTCGGGAGCCTATGGCTGCATTCACCAAGAAGACGTCTTTTGTTGAGCCGGGCCGAAACATCAGCAAGGCTGGATCAACTACATTCGACCGTAACCCAGAGTCCAAGTTTTACGTCTTCAAGAGCTCTATCTCATTCCCCAGATCTGCTCGCGACTCGGACCTCAAGGCTGGTTTCCAGATTCTAGCTTCTGATAAGGAGTCCACCACTATTTACTACCAGTTCTCCAACGAATCCATCATCATAGATCGCAGCAATACTAGTGCTGCAGCCCTTACAACGAGCGACATTGACGCCCGTCCTGAAGCTGGTCGACTCCGTCTTTTTGACgtccttgttgatgatgaggaaaagATTGAGACACTTGATCTTACTATTGTCGTTGATAATGCCATCGTTGAGGTCCATGCCAACGATCGATTTGGAGTTGCCACCTGGGCTCG TTCTTGGTATGCCGATTCGACCGCCATTCGCTTCTTTCATCAAGGAAGTGGTGAGGTGTCTTTCAGCAATGTGACGATTTATGAGGGTCTTGCGGATGCTTGGCCCGAGAGAAAGCGATAG
- a CDS encoding hypothetical protein (BUSCO:EOG09264R1U) — MSPRTSIWGVCRALTIRSRPVAPRPAPFIQSLPHSRWYSSEGNDHPPKAIDNSQEAQNSQGGSESKDEVSAVENGEVEVTTPTSSTEVIDDATLEQLFFGGRTQTSSLGGVEGGLTPAQEEILYREGTIPSAEKAEALVAAAEKSELEATESTEMQNPGHKFGLPKRPWPQGFNLKKRYHPVLEQITRLLMRDGKLSVAQRNMAIVMNYLRTAPPPIYSPKYPLLPGTPPASHLPLNPILYITVAVDSVAPLLKIRNVAGAGGGGRALELPVPLGLRQRRRVAFKWILDVINKKPSKGSGRKQFPYRIAEEIVAVVEGRSGVWEKRKVVHKLGTAARANVGSNKLKVKKKM, encoded by the exons ATGTCTCCAAGAACGAGTATTTGGGGCGTATGCAGAGCTCTCACAATCCGATCGAGACCTGTCGCCCCTCGTCCAGCCCCATTCATCCAGTCTCTTCCACACAGCAGATGGTATTCGAGTGAAGGAAACGATCATCCTCCGAAGGCAATTGATAACTCTCAAGAGGCTCAGAACTCCCAGGGTGGCTCAGAATCGAAGGATGAAGTGTCGGCAGTAGAAAATGGAGAGGTTGAG GTGACTACTCCGACGTCCAGCACTGAAGTTATCGACGATGCGACACTCGAACAATTATTTTTCGGTGGCCGCACACAAACCAGCTCACTTGGGGGTGTTGAGGGTGGCCTGACACCGGCACAGGAGGAGATTCTTTACCGTGAGGGTACTATTCCTTCGGCCGAGAAGGCTGAAGCTCTCgtcgcagcagcagagaagTCCGAGTTGGAGGCTACGGAGAGCACAGAGATGCAAAACCCAGGACACAAGTTTGGTCTCCCCAAGAGGCCGTGGCCGCAAGGATTCAATCTGAAGAAACGTTATCACCCTGTGTTGGAGCAAATTACCCGACTCCTCATGAGGGACGGTAAGCTCAGTGTTGCTCAACGA AATATGGCCATCGTCATGAACTACCTCCGAACCGCACCACCTCCGATCTATAGCCCGAAATACCCTCTACTGCCCGGAACTCCACCGGCCTCACACCTCCCTCTCAACCCGATCCTGTACATCACAGTTGCCGTAGACTCGGTGGCCCCTCTTCTCAAAATCCGCAACGTGGCCGGCgccggtggtggtggccgtGCACTTGAACTTCCTGTGCCTCTGGGTTTGAGGCAGAGACGACGAGTAGCGTTCAAGTGGATTCTGGACGTGATCAACAAGAAGCCCTCCAAGGGTAGTGGGCGCAAGCAGTTCCCATACAGGATTGCTGAGGAGATCGTTGCAGTTGTTGAGGGGCGTTCGGGTGTGTGGGAAAAGCGAAAGGTGGTGCATAAGCTGGGTACAGCAGCACGAGCTAACGTTGGATctaacaagctcaaggtcaagaagaagatgtaa
- a CDS encoding hypothetical protein (EggNog:ENOG41) — protein MRLLNTKTLQLESSEEGSEKYAILSHTWGTDEVLFGDIQDPTRMEEIRKKNGAGYRKIVQSCEKALSRGLDYLWIDTCCIDKSSSAELSEAINSMFRWYNKADICYVYLTDVFLHAVGIGLTSGLKQSRWFTRGWTLQELLAPDEVEFFDHNWTPLGDRHTLASTIKEITDIDESFLVRPEGKKDRKISVKLQRENVATRMSWMAHRETTRVEDIAYSLLGIFGINMLILYGEGSRAFLRLQEEVLKKSQDQSILVWRWPLSRKPEENAHRMHFLADSPANFNLRTYAGQEDSGLFGVRLTDQGLVLRVWKCPCKLTRWNHDKTELNEANDRWLAVLDCSLSPDTLSRPAIILSESPYAEGAFRRDPTSVIMVIEHDQNKSGYLDTGGDRNAIYSIEYKPEFKTETILLESDSIEPDARLRGSFPFKVNMTLKDRELKQRAAYTGSQRYIVAGKLAHKPTQNPIYGVLFLGADDADTELVVWWGLIEEGTAMYDVHNRHNGPRVWSNSVPVCFAQSWKNLTGSETWDAKLAESLAVDMLCEEFPLPWKGTERPSVVEVEDGLNLQNALNEQKPMATETVIELFTQCAQPVIECIGWGMRLKASMRKMEFLGRLCCELAIEEKNPNVENDAGNYA, from the exons ATGAGACTTCTCAATACCAAGACCCTACAGCTTGAGAGCTCTGAAGAGGGGTCTGAAAAATACGCCATCCTGTCTCATACGTGGGGTACAGATGAGGTTCTTTTCGGTGACATACAGGATCCCACGCGCATGGAAGAGATTCGCAAGAAGAATGGTGCTGGTTACCGCAAGATAGTGCAGTCCTGCGAAAAGGCTCTCAGCCGCGGGCTCGACTATCTCTGGATCGATACTTGCTGCATCGACAAGTCCAGTAGCGCTGAGCTCTCGGAAGCCATCAATTCTATGTTTCGCTGGTACAACAAGGCGGACATATGCTACGTCTACCTCACAGATGTCTTTTTACACGCCGTGGGCATCGGATTGACGTCTGGTCTGAAGCAGAGTCGTTGGTTCACGCGTGGATGGACACTACAGGAGCTGCTTGCACCCGATGAGGTGGAATTCTTCGATCACAATTGGACGCCCCTCGGTGACAGACATACTCTGGCTTCAACAATCAAGGAGATTACAGACATTGATGAATCGTTTTTGGTCAGGCCCGAAGGGAAAAAGGATCGCAAGATATCGGTCAAGCTCCAGCGTGAAAACGTGGCCACAAGGATGAGTTGGATGGCCCACAGGGAAACGACGCGAGTTGAAGATATAGCATACTCTTTGCTTGGAATTTTTGGGATCAACATGCTCATATTGTATGGCGAGGGCTCCAGAGCGTTTCTGAGGTTGCAGGAAGAAGTTCTCAAAAAGTCGCAGGATCAGTCCATACTTGTCTGGAGATGGCCCTTGTCTCGAAAGCCTGAGGAGAATGCCCACCGAATGCATTTCCTCGCTGACAGCCCGGCCAACTTTAACCTCCGCACATATgcaggacaagaagactCGGGCTTGTTTGGTGTCAGGTTGACAGATCAAGGGCTGGTCCTTCGCGTATGGAAGTGTCCGTGCAAACTGACGCGTTGGAATCATGACAAGACGGAGCTCAATGAAGCCAATGATCGATGGTTAGCCGTCCTCGACTGCAGTCTGTCTCCGGATACTCTTTCCAGACCAGCTATAATTCTCAGTGAGAGTCCTTATGCTGAAGGTGCTTTTCGAAGAGACCCTACGAGCGTGATCATGGTGATAGAACATGATCAGAATAAGTCCGGGTATTTGGATACCGGTGGTGATAGAAACG CAATATATTCCATTGAATACAAGCCTGAATTCAAGACGGAGACAATTCTGCTGGAGTCGGATTCTATCGAGCCAGATGCTCGTCTGCGAGGAAGCTTTCCTTTCAAGGTCAACATGACTCTCAAAGACCGTGAGCTTAAGCAGCGTGCGGCTTATACCGGATCTCAGCGATACATCGTGGCGGGGAAGCTCGCCCACAAACCAACGCAAAATCCCATATATGGAGTGCTATTCCTTGGGGCTGATGATGCAGACACCGAGCTCGTCGTATGGTGGGGTCTAATAGAGGAGGGCACAGCCATGTACGACGTACACAATCGCCACAATGGCCCTCGAGTCTGGAGTAACAGTGTTCCAGTGTGTTTTGCCCAGTCGTGGAAAAACCTCACGGGTTCAGAGACCTGGGATGCCAAGCTCGCGGAGTCGTTGGCTGTGGATATGCTCTGTGAGGAATTTCCCCTTCCGTGGAAGGGAACAGAGAGACCTTCGGTGGTAGAGGTGGAAGACGGCTTGAATCTGCAGAACGCCCTCAACGAACAGAAGCCAATGGCGACAGAAACGGTGATTGAGCTATTCACTCAGTGTGCCCAGCCAGTAATTGAGTGCATCGGCTGGGGCATGAGGCTCAAGGCGTCAATGAGAAAGATGGAATTTCTCGGACGGCTGTGCTGTGAGTTGGCtattgaagagaagaaccCCAATGTCGAGAACGATGCTGGAAACTATGCATAG
- a CDS encoding hypothetical protein (EggNog:ENOG41) has translation MSHNQQPMSIEAMLDMERKEVLALLENRPRPEPSMPGAMRSASPYATPRSPVRSMLDVDDQPTPSSPRQTVRSMLDTSSPPPPKYRSMLDTDTPFAGPSRPSGTSTTPNSPVMTKATLAPSTVGHTRSFSDAASNPVDFGPRAAAARNDPTAGYQFSDIITRNSGQQLPKRNTQGGRKPSANALSEALRNADLSGLQIPGESDGRRSWFGGSSSNQKSKSPHNRLGSRSRSPAPITQVLAPGKAMLDDGRIVDISNAYRRLSDANLAYAGGSLSQLPRRNREDAQSGRMIKDYLSPDGEHLGSSEEDEAYSSDDEDRGRKKAPRSLNPDAIGGSADDPNKERRKSMSLLAAAEEERKLPFVSPQVGDANLVPGTTVAAKQPGYRSLLDEPEIKITTPLGENTRLNKGGGVHPKTAYDQMSTVASANDSDEEADMDDIKRAQNLSCSMSGVISTPESHRAIRMIYRGDFNKIVQQAEEEHHRLRKYLVASDLSDESTHALEWAIGTVLRDGDTLICIYCVDEETGIGGVDNSVPDDPKAMREQAAAINTVANSRSAAPSMSAVPDFVRNSIRGDSSKNNTPNTSPAPSSRGERGRAEEERRRAVKEITDKVLRLLRKTTLQVRVIVEVLHCKNPKHLITEVIDHVNPTLVVIGSRGRSALKGVILGSFSNYLVTKSSVPVMVARKRLRKQGKYRGVKPVNNLSNPAARSLANAKID, from the exons ATGTCGCACAACCAGCAACCCATGAGCATCGAGGCTATGCTCGACATGGAGCGTAAGGAAGTTCTCGCCTTGCTCGAGAATAGACCTCGTCCTGAGCCATCCATGCCAGGAGCCATGCGATCCGCTTCACCCTATGCCACCCCTCGATCTCCCGTTCGGAGTATGTTGGATGTCGACGATcagccaacaccaagctcgcCGCGGCAGACTGTGCGGAGTATGCTGGACACCAGCTCTCCCCCGCCGCCAAAATACCGAAGCATGTTAGATACTGACACCCCTTTCGCTGGTCCCTCGAGGCCTTCCGGGACCAGCACGACTCCTAATTCTCCAGTCATGACCAAAGCGACTCTCGCTCCCAGTACCGTCGGACACACTCGCAGCTTCTCTGATGCAGCCTCGAACCCCGTTGATTTTGGACCtagagctgctgctgcacgTAATGACCCTACCGCCGGGTATCAATTTTCAGATATTATTACGCGCAATAGTGGCCAACAACTTCCTAAGAGAAATACACAGGGTGGCAGGAAGCCATCTGCGAATGCTCTGAGTGAGGCACTCCGCAACGCCGATCTCAGTGGCCTGCAAATCCCCGGAGAAAGTGACGGCAGGCGTTCCTGGTTTGGcggtagcagcagcaatcaGAAATCAAAATCTCCTCACAATCGGCTGGGGTCTAGGTCTAGGTCTCCAGCTCCTATAACACAAGTATTGGCGCCAGGTAAGGCCATGCTCGATGATGGCCGAATTGTGGATATTAGCAATGCATATCGAAGGTTATCCGATGCCAACCTAGCTTACGCAGGTGGTAGCTTGTCTCAGCTGCCCAGGCGCAACCGCGAGGATGCTCAGAGTGGAAGGATGATCAAAGACTACCTGAGCCCTGATGGCGAGCACCTTGGCTCaagtgaggaagatgaagcttaCTCATCCGATGACGAAGATCGTGGTCGTAAGAAGGCTCCCAGGTCACTTAACCCCGATGCAATTGGTGGGTCGGCAGACGATCCGAATAAGGAGCGACGAAAATCAATGAGTCTTCTCGCTGCTGCAGAGGAAGAGCGTAAGCTGCCCTTCGTCTCACCTCAAGTCGGCGATGCTAACTTGGTACCAGGGACAACAGTTGCAGCGAAGCAACCTGGGTACCGTTCTCTACTCGATGAGCCAGAAATCAAGATTACCACTCCTCTGGGCGAGAACACGCGGTTGAACAAAGGCGGTGGTGTGCATCCTAAGACTGCTTACGATCAAATGTCAACAGTGGCTTCTGCAAACGATTCAGATGAGGAGGCAGACATGGATGATATCAAGCGGGCTCAAAATCTTTCCTGCTCGATGTCGGGCGTTATCTCCACCCCTGAGTCTCACCGCGCCATCCGTATGATTTATCGTGgcgacttcaacaagatTGTTCAGCAAGCCGAGGAGGAACACCATCGTCTGCGAAAGTATCTGGTTGCATCGGATCTGAGTGATGAATCGACACATGCCCTCGAATGGGCCATTGGAACGGTCCTACGAGACGGTGATACCTTGATATGCATTTACTGCGTGGACGAGGAGACCGGCATTGGAGGGGTCGACAACTCAGTTCCTGATGATCCGAAGGCTATGAGAGAGCAAGCAGCTGCTATTAACACGGTAGCAAACTCGAGATCTGCTGCGCCCTCCATGTCTGCTGTCCCAGATTTCGTGAGGAATTCTATTCGAGGAGACTCCTCCAAGAACAACACTCCAAACACATCTCCCGCGCCTTCAAGTCGAGGAGAAAGGGGTAGGGCGGAAGAAGAGCGACGCCGAGCAGTCAAGGAGATCACAGACAAAGTGCTCCGTCTTCTGCGAAAGACGACACTTCAGGTCAGAGTTATCGTGGAAGTCTTGCATTGCAAGAACCCAAAGCACTTGATCACAGAGGTCATCGACCATGTTAACCCAACTCTTGTCGTCATAGGAAGTCGTGGCAGGAGTGCACTCAAGGG CGTCATTCTGGGATCATTCTCCAACTATCTGGTGACGAAGAGCTCGGTCCCTGTGATGGTGGCACGAAAACGTCTCCGGAAGCAGGGCAAATACAGAGGCGTGAAGCCTGTGAACAATCTCAGCAACCCAGCAGCCCGAAGTTTGGCCAATGCTAAAATTGATTGA